One region of Phragmites australis chromosome 18, lpPhrAust1.1, whole genome shotgun sequence genomic DNA includes:
- the LOC133899090 gene encoding uncharacterized protein LOC133899090, which produces MGTDYYNVLKVNRNATEEDLKKSYRRLAMKWHPDKNPSDAKKESEAKFKKISEAYEVLSDPQKRAIYDQYGEEGLKASPDGGGSSSMNGSSNHHFNPRNAEDVFAEFFGSSKPFEGMGRAKSMRFQTEGAGTFGGFGGNENKFRSYNDSVGTSSSQARKPPPVETKLPCTLEELYAGSTRKMKISRNVVKPNGQLGTESEILTIDIKPGWKKGTKITFPDKGNEQPNQLPADLIFVIDQKPHDLYTREGNDLLVYRKIDLVDALAGTTVNLKTLDGRDLVIKLTDVVTPGYELVIAKEGMPIVKENGRRGNLRIKFDVDFPKRLSSEQRHNIRKVLGGQPQQQ; this is translated from the exons ATGGGGACGGATTACTACAATGTTCTCAAGGTGAACCGGAACGCGACGGAGGAGGACCTCAAGAAGTCATACCGGCGGCTGGCCATGAAATGGCACCCCGACAAGAACCCCAGCGATGCCAAAAAGGAGTCCGAGGCCAAATTCAAGAAGATCTCCGAGGCCTACGAG GTTTTGAGTGATCCCCAGAAGAGAGCGATATATGATCAGTATGGAGAGGAGGGTCTGAAGGCCTCTCCAGATGGTGGTGGTTCCTCATCCATGAACGGGTCCAGCAACCACCATTTCAATCCTCGGAACGCTGAAGACGTGTTTGCTGAGTTCTTTGGCAGCAGCAAGCCTTTCGAGGGCATGGGGCGAGCAAAGTCGATGAGGTTCCAGACAGAAGGTGCCGGCACTTTCGGTGGGTTTGGTGGGAATGAGAACAAGTTCAGATCATACAATGATTCGGTCGGAACCAGTTCCAGTCAGGCTCGGAAGccaccgcctgtggaaaccaaACTGCCCTGCACACTTGAAGAGCTATATGCTGGTTCAACGCGCAAGATGAAGATATCCAGGAACGTTGTGAAGCCGAATGG GCAACTCGGAACCGAATCAGAGATTTTAACAATCGATATAAAGCCTGGCTGGAAGAAGGGAACCAAGATCACATTCCCAGACAAGGGCAATGAGCAGCCAAACCAGCTCCCTGCCGATCTCATCTTTGTCATCGATCAGAAGCCTCACGATCTGTACACAAGAGAAGGCAATGACCTCCTGGTCTACCGGAAGATTGATTTGGTGGATGCATTGGCAGGCACCACTGTTAATCTGAAGACCCTCGATGGGCGTGACCTGGTGATTAAGCTTACAGATGTTGTGACACCTGGGTATGAGCTTGTGATTGCGAAGGAGGGGATGCCTATTGTGAAGGAGAATGGGAGAAGAGGCAACCTGAGGATCAAGTTTGATGTCGATTTTCCTAAGAGGTTATCGTCAGAGCAGCGGCATAACATCAGAAAGGTTCTCGGTGGTCAACCCCAGCAGCAGTGA